One segment of Vibrio orientalis CIP 102891 = ATCC 33934 DNA contains the following:
- the pdxJ gene encoding pyridoxine 5'-phosphate synthase — MSSIYLGVNIDHIATLRNARGTKYPDPVHAAEIAERAGADGITIHLREDRRHIVDRDVRILRETLQTRMNLEMAVTDEMVEIALKTKPEYVCLVPEKREELTTEGGLDVAGHLEKVKAATQTLSEAGIKVSLFIDADREQIDAAKACGAPFVELHTGHYADAETEEDQQDELKKIAAGASYAADLGITVNAGHGLTYHNVAPIAAIPEIFELNIGHSIMGRAVFDGLNKAVADMKAIMVEARK, encoded by the coding sequence ATGAGCTCAATCTACCTAGGTGTAAATATCGACCACATTGCAACGCTACGTAACGCGCGTGGTACTAAGTATCCTGATCCTGTACATGCAGCAGAAATTGCTGAGCGAGCAGGTGCTGATGGTATTACTATTCACCTGCGTGAAGACCGTCGTCATATTGTTGATCGTGATGTTCGCATCCTGCGTGAGACGCTACAAACGCGTATGAACCTAGAAATGGCCGTTACCGATGAAATGGTCGAGATTGCGCTTAAGACCAAACCAGAATACGTATGTCTTGTGCCTGAGAAGCGTGAAGAACTGACGACGGAAGGCGGTCTTGATGTTGCAGGTCACCTAGAAAAAGTCAAAGCGGCGACTCAAACTCTGTCAGAAGCAGGCATTAAAGTGTCGCTATTTATTGATGCAGATCGTGAGCAAATTGACGCAGCAAAAGCATGTGGTGCACCATTTGTTGAACTTCACACTGGTCATTACGCAGATGCAGAAACCGAAGAAGATCAGCAAGATGAGCTGAAAAAGATCGCTGCCGGCGCAAGTTACGCAGCAGATCTTGGCATCACTGTAAATGCAGGTCATGGCCTGACTTACCACAACGTGGCCCCAATTGCGGCGATTCCAGAAATCTTTGAGCTAAACATTGGCCACTCGATCATGGGCCGTGCGGTGTTTGACGGCTTGAATAAAGCGGTGGCAGATATGAAAGCCATTATGGTTGAAGCGCGCAAGTAA
- the recO gene encoding DNA repair protein RecO: protein MSSEGLQRCFVLHRRPYSESSLILDVFSEEYGRVTLMSKGARSKRSNLKGALQPFTPLLLKWSGNGSMKTLRQAEPISLGLPLTGINLYSGMYVNELIGRVLMAEVAMPALFHDYLHALTELAQADNPEPALRRFELALLSAMGYGVDFLHCAGSGEPIDPGMTYRYREQKGFIASVRHDNLTFRGDELIAISERRFTTKEQLKAAKRFTRIALKPYLGGKPLKSRELFMSMIPRARSIGK, encoded by the coding sequence ATGTCCTCTGAAGGCTTACAGCGCTGTTTTGTTTTACACCGCCGCCCTTACAGCGAATCGAGCTTAATTCTCGACGTGTTTAGTGAGGAGTATGGCCGTGTCACTTTGATGTCGAAAGGTGCCCGCAGTAAACGTTCCAACCTCAAAGGTGCACTTCAGCCTTTTACCCCGTTATTACTCAAGTGGTCGGGGAATGGTTCGATGAAAACCTTGCGCCAAGCAGAGCCAATTAGCTTAGGTTTACCGTTAACGGGCATTAACCTCTATTCAGGGATGTACGTTAATGAATTGATTGGCCGAGTATTGATGGCGGAAGTGGCGATGCCAGCCCTGTTTCATGACTATTTGCACGCGCTAACAGAGTTAGCTCAAGCTGATAACCCTGAGCCTGCGCTGAGACGTTTTGAACTCGCTTTGCTATCGGCAATGGGCTATGGGGTGGACTTTCTCCACTGCGCGGGTAGTGGTGAACCGATTGATCCGGGAATGACTTATCGTTACCGAGAGCAGAAAGGCTTTATCGCATCAGTACGTCATGACAATTTAACCTTTAGAGGCGATGAACTGATCGCCATTAGTGAACGTAGATTTACCACAAAAGAACAACTCAAAGCGGCAAAACGCTTTACACGTATAGCATTAAAGCCGTATCTTGGCGGCAAACCATTAAAAAGCAGGGAATTGTTTATGTCGATGATTCCCCGAGCACGGAGTATTGGAAAATGA
- the era gene encoding GTPase Era: protein MTDSTDNNEFDIDAFFSSGGEQATSPENQHCGFVAIVGRPNVGKSTLLNRILGQKISITSRKPQTTRHRIMGVDTEGDYQAIYVDTPGLHIEEKRAINRLMNRAANSSLSDVNLVFFLVDGTHWTADDEMVLTKLQKSNFPVVLCVNKVDVVQDRNDVMMHMQEMSSKMDFVDVVPISAKHGKNIDVLRKHVREHLPKATHHFPEEYVTDRSQRFMASEIVREKLMRFTGEELPYSVTVEIERFDYNPDTDGFHINALILVERNGQKKMVIGKGGEKIKTIGREARLDMEELFGRKVYLETWVKVKSGWADDERALRSLGYIDDL from the coding sequence ATGACTGATTCAACGGATAACAACGAATTTGATATTGATGCGTTTTTCTCATCAGGTGGCGAACAGGCTACCTCACCAGAAAATCAGCATTGTGGTTTTGTCGCGATCGTTGGTCGCCCTAACGTCGGTAAATCGACGCTTCTAAACCGTATTTTAGGTCAGAAGATTTCGATCACCTCACGTAAGCCTCAGACAACTCGTCACCGTATTATGGGTGTTGATACTGAAGGCGATTACCAAGCGATTTACGTCGATACTCCTGGTCTTCACATCGAAGAGAAGCGTGCGATTAACCGTTTGATGAACCGTGCGGCAAACTCATCGCTAAGTGATGTAAACCTAGTTTTCTTCCTCGTGGATGGTACACACTGGACTGCTGATGATGAGATGGTTCTGACTAAACTGCAGAAATCTAACTTCCCAGTGGTATTGTGTGTCAACAAGGTAGATGTTGTCCAAGACCGCAACGACGTCATGATGCATATGCAAGAAATGTCGAGCAAAATGGACTTTGTTGATGTTGTGCCAATTTCGGCTAAACACGGTAAAAACATCGACGTTTTGCGTAAGCATGTGCGCGAGCACTTACCTAAAGCGACGCATCATTTCCCAGAAGAGTATGTGACAGACCGCTCTCAACGCTTTATGGCATCAGAGATCGTACGTGAGAAGCTGATGCGTTTCACCGGTGAAGAACTGCCTTACTCAGTAACGGTTGAGATCGAACGTTTTGACTACAACCCAGACACAGATGGCTTCCACATCAATGCACTGATTCTTGTTGAACGTAATGGTCAGAAGAAGATGGTGATTGGCAAGGGCGGCGAGAAGATCAAGACGATTGGTCGTGAAGCACGCCTAGATATGGAAGAGCTGTTTGGCCGTAAGGTTTACTTAGAAACTTGGGTTAAAGTGAAATCAGGTTGGGCAGACGATGAGCGTGCACTGCGCTCTCTTGGCTATATCGACGATCTATAA
- the rnc gene encoding ribonuclease III, giving the protein MNSPTPKLEKKLGYQFNDAELISLALTHRSANGKHNERLEFLGDSILSFVIADDLYHRFPKVNEGDMSRMRATLVRGNTLAELGREFELGDHLKLGPGELKSGGFRRDSILADAVEAIIGAIYLDSDIEVVRGIILSWYKTRLDAIKPGVSQKDPKTRLQEFLQGRRKPLPAYTVTNIKGEAHNQEFTVSCEVAGIGQPVIGKGTSRRKAEQAAAELALEQLTND; this is encoded by the coding sequence ATGAATTCTCCTACACCAAAACTAGAGAAGAAGCTCGGCTATCAGTTTAATGATGCTGAGCTAATCAGTTTAGCGCTGACACACCGCAGCGCTAATGGAAAACATAATGAGCGTCTTGAGTTTCTGGGCGATTCAATTTTAAGTTTTGTCATTGCTGATGATCTTTATCACCGTTTCCCTAAGGTTAACGAAGGGGACATGAGCCGTATGCGCGCGACACTTGTTCGTGGTAATACGCTTGCTGAACTAGGTCGCGAATTCGAACTAGGAGATCACTTAAAATTAGGTCCAGGTGAATTAAAAAGTGGCGGTTTCCGCCGTGATTCAATTCTTGCCGACGCTGTGGAAGCCATCATTGGTGCTATCTACTTAGACAGCGACATTGAAGTGGTTCGTGGCATTATTCTTAGCTGGTACAAGACGCGCCTTGATGCAATCAAGCCGGGTGTATCACAGAAAGACCCGAAAACTCGCCTTCAAGAGTTCCTTCAAGGTCGAAGAAAGCCGCTACCTGCTTACACAGTGACTAATATTAAAGGTGAAGCACATAACCAAGAGTTTACGGTTTCGTGCGAAGTGGCAGGTATTGGACAACCTGTTATTGGTAAAGGCACCAGCCGCCGCAAGGCAGAACAAGCGGCTGCTGAATTAGCACTAGAGCAATTAACCAATGACTGA
- the lepB gene encoding signal peptidase I has product MANTFSLILVIVTLVTGIVWVLEKLVFAKKRQAKVAEVEAQTNGLDAAVLEKVKTQPWWIENSVSIFPVIAAVLVLRSFIYEPFQIPSGSMMPTLLVGDFILVEKYAYGLKDPVWRTQLVETGKPERGDTVVFKYPPQPSIDYIKRVVGLPGDTVRYNSKKEVCIQSPGENVCKPVKLSNVEESQFIQNGIPLIQLDEQLSETGHQILVNPLRRDRVELYQPRNGVNEWVVPEGQYFVMGDNRDNSADSRYWGFVPEANLVGKAVAIWISFEFERSEDSVLPSWIPTGVRFNRIGGIH; this is encoded by the coding sequence ATGGCGAATACATTTTCACTCATCCTTGTGATTGTTACTTTGGTAACAGGTATTGTCTGGGTGCTAGAAAAGCTGGTCTTTGCAAAGAAACGCCAAGCGAAAGTGGCGGAAGTCGAAGCGCAAACCAATGGTTTAGATGCCGCTGTTCTTGAAAAAGTGAAGACTCAACCGTGGTGGATTGAAAATAGTGTTTCTATTTTCCCAGTGATTGCGGCTGTACTCGTATTGCGCTCTTTTATCTACGAACCGTTTCAAATTCCATCAGGCTCTATGATGCCAACACTGCTGGTGGGTGACTTCATCTTGGTAGAGAAGTACGCTTACGGTCTGAAAGACCCAGTGTGGCGTACACAGCTAGTTGAAACAGGTAAACCTGAGCGTGGTGATACTGTGGTATTTAAGTATCCACCTCAGCCAAGTATCGATTACATTAAGCGTGTCGTCGGTCTGCCGGGTGATACGGTTCGCTACAACAGCAAAAAAGAAGTCTGTATTCAGTCTCCTGGCGAAAACGTATGTAAGCCAGTGAAACTATCGAATGTAGAAGAAAGCCAGTTTATCCAAAATGGTATCCCTCTGATTCAGTTGGATGAGCAATTAAGTGAAACTGGACACCAAATCTTGGTGAATCCGCTACGTCGTGACCGCGTTGAATTGTATCAACCGCGCAATGGCGTTAATGAGTGGGTTGTACCAGAAGGTCAGTACTTTGTGATGGGTGATAACCGTGACAACAGCGCTGACAGTCGCTACTGGGGCTTTGTTCCGGAAGCAAACCTTGTAGGTAAGGCTGTCGCTATTTGGATTAGCTTCGAGTTTGAGCGTAGCGAAGATAGCGTATTGCCTTCATGGATTCCAACTGGTGTGCGTTTTAACCGCATCGGTGGTATTCACTAA
- the lepA gene encoding translation elongation factor 4, which yields MKHIRNFSIIAHIDHGKSTLSDRLIQVCGGLSDREMAAQVLDSMDLERERGITIKSQSVTLNYTAKDGETYQLNFIDTPGHVDFAYEVSRSLAACEGALLVVDAGQGVEAQTLANCYTAIEMDLEVVPILNKIDLPAADPERVSEEIEEIVGIDAMEATRCSAKTGIGVDDVLENIVSAIPAPEGDPDAPLQALIIDSWFDNYLGVVSLVRIKNGSLKKNDKIKVMSTGQVWGVDRLGIFTPKQVDTEVLRTGEVGWVVCGIKDILGAPVGDTLTLAKNGSDKALPGFKKVKPQVYAGLFPVSSDDYESFRDALGKLSLNDASLFYEPENSAALGFGFRCGFLGMLHMEIIQERLEREYDLDLITTAPTVVYEVEETNGNTLYVDSPAKLPAVNDIEEIREPIARCNILVPSDYLGNVITLCVEKRGTQVDMVYHGNQVAVTYDIPMAEVVLDFFDRLKSTSRGYASLDYNFQRFETSSMVRVDVLLNGDTVDALAMITHKDQSQTRGRQLVEKMKEFIPRQMFDIAIQAAIGNHIIARSTVKQLRKNVIAKCYGGDVSRKKKLLKKQKEGKKRMKQIGNVELPQEAFLAILHVGKD from the coding sequence ATGAAGCACATTCGTAACTTTTCGATTATCGCCCACATCGACCATGGTAAGTCGACCCTATCAGACCGTTTAATCCAAGTATGTGGTGGATTGAGCGACCGTGAAATGGCCGCACAGGTTTTAGACTCCATGGATCTAGAGCGTGAGCGTGGTATCACAATCAAATCACAGAGTGTGACTCTTAACTACACAGCAAAAGATGGTGAAACATACCAACTTAACTTCATCGATACTCCAGGGCACGTTGACTTCGCTTATGAAGTTTCTCGTTCTCTAGCGGCGTGTGAAGGTGCTCTGCTGGTAGTTGATGCTGGTCAAGGTGTAGAGGCTCAAACTCTTGCTAACTGTTACACAGCGATTGAAATGGACCTAGAGGTTGTACCAATCCTAAACAAGATTGACCTTCCTGCAGCCGATCCTGAGCGTGTATCAGAAGAAATTGAAGAAATCGTTGGTATCGATGCGATGGAAGCCACTCGTTGTAGTGCGAAGACAGGTATCGGTGTTGATGACGTTCTAGAAAACATTGTTTCTGCGATTCCTGCACCGGAAGGTGATCCTGACGCGCCGCTACAAGCATTGATCATTGACTCATGGTTCGATAACTACTTAGGTGTTGTTTCTCTGGTTCGAATTAAGAACGGTTCACTGAAGAAGAATGACAAGATCAAAGTAATGAGTACAGGTCAAGTTTGGGGTGTAGACCGTCTTGGTATCTTCACACCTAAGCAAGTCGATACTGAAGTACTGCGTACAGGTGAAGTAGGTTGGGTTGTTTGTGGTATTAAAGACATCCTAGGCGCACCAGTAGGTGATACGCTAACACTGGCTAAAAATGGTAGTGATAAAGCGCTACCTGGCTTTAAGAAAGTAAAACCTCAGGTATATGCGGGTCTATTCCCAGTATCTTCTGACGATTACGAAAGCTTCCGTGATGCACTAGGTAAACTAAGCCTGAATGACGCATCACTATTTTATGAGCCAGAAAATTCAGCAGCGCTTGGTTTTGGTTTCCGTTGTGGCTTCCTTGGTATGCTACACATGGAGATCATCCAAGAGCGTCTAGAGCGTGAGTACGATCTAGACCTGATCACCACAGCGCCAACGGTAGTTTACGAAGTTGAAGAAACTAATGGTAACACTCTATACGTCGATAGCCCGGCGAAGTTACCAGCGGTGAATGATATTGAAGAAATCCGTGAGCCAATTGCTCGCTGTAATATCCTAGTGCCATCTGACTACCTAGGTAACGTAATCACACTATGTGTAGAGAAACGTGGTACTCAGGTTGATATGGTTTACCACGGTAACCAAGTGGCAGTGACTTACGATATTCCTATGGCGGAAGTAGTACTCGACTTCTTTGACCGTTTGAAATCAACCTCTCGTGGTTACGCATCGCTTGATTACAACTTCCAACGTTTTGAAACATCGAGCATGGTTCGTGTTGATGTTCTTCTTAACGGTGATACGGTTGATGCCCTAGCGATGATTACGCACAAAGATCAGTCGCAAACTCGTGGTCGTCAGTTAGTAGAGAAGATGAAAGAGTTCATCCCGCGTCAGATGTTTGATATTGCTATTCAGGCAGCTATCGGTAACCACATCATCGCACGTTCAACAGTGAAACAGCTGCGTAAGAACGTAATCGCGAAGTGTTACGGTGGTGATGTGAGTCGTAAGAAGAAGCTACTGAAGAAGCAGAAAGAAGGTAAGAAACGTATGAAGCAGATCGGTAACGTAGAGCTGCCTCAAGAAGCGTTCTTAGCTATCCTGCACGTAGGTAAAGACTAA